A window of Lytechinus variegatus isolate NC3 chromosome 15, Lvar_3.0, whole genome shotgun sequence contains these coding sequences:
- the LOC121428311 gene encoding uncharacterized protein LOC121428311, giving the protein MATSSVIFLTVITACLGLIAYSLPLPAQYTEGSSMTGKMNKTNTPTTSSSYVTTEENFEPTSDTENKTTPTMHHAHYDVRRPEPDHVFRRLLADILKLTRSPKQTLLQIASPSNCNLSESTLSTTASRTVEITASRNAITDHLRATTESRDGDRWAWLILGGKTNSSIRFSSVRSLLTKLQPAPFVTYKPTPISVT; this is encoded by the exons atGGCTACCTCATCAGTTATCTTTCTGACGGTCATTACTGCGTGTTTAGGATTGATTGCATATTCTTTACCTCTTCCTGCTCAATATACTGAAGGATCATCAATGACT ggcaaaatgaataaaaccaaCACACCTACGACCTCATCTTCATACGTTACCACAGAGGAGAACTTCGAACCAACGAGTGATACAGAAAACAAGACGACTCCCACCATGCATCATGCGCATTATGACGTCAGACGTCCCGAACCCGATCACGTTTTTCGTCGTCTGCTAGCAGATATCTTGAAACTGACCCGTTCCCCAAAACAGACCCTGCTCCAAATCGCTTCTCCATCTAATTGCAATTTGTCGGAAAGTACTCTATCAACAACAGCATCGAGAACGGTGGAGATAACGGCGTCAAGGAACGCAATTACGGATCATCTAAGAGCGACGACGGAGTCACGTGATGGAGATAGATGGGCGTGGCTTATTCTCGGTGGAAAGACAAATTCTAGTATCCGTTTTTCAAGCGTTCGTTCTCTTCTAACTAAGCTGCAACCGGCACCATTCGTAACATATAAGCCTACACCCATCTCTGTTACGTAA
- the LOC121428372 gene encoding hemicentin-1-like has protein sequence MMNILTLIGTFCMILLRLPILSATDASSQSVKQQLYVDPSDVTIVSGKSATFACFATQHPVTLTWVKDAIYALAIDRFIVSPEQSRISVSVNESRGSYELHISDVQPGDAGKYHCELAANLPSEHVASKPAKMTVIVAPKFQTQPQDFEGIEGQVAMFRCVADGYPKPLYRWFDNSRKPIDSTKSKYGISPSGEYLTVYELVEEDAGEFSCEASNQAGKTEGKAKLTVIVPPGLNEGQTETRENGQEVTFACHVMRGDGQLSWWRNGKIVDESNGVDQRVLVETHPETGHLHLTIRKIEKSDEGMWTCAAVGRKGKDTITTVEHHLTIKVRPIVLQPATQLMSVRVGEMLSMSCQNIRAGGGQPSWYDTRHGVVVTDDPKKRIFVRFDKSSITLELIVGEVAPEDQGVFCCVTDGDMNCFMLLAFTK, from the exons TCAAGCAGCAGCTTTACGTCGACCCTAGTGACGTCACAATAGTATCTGGTAAATCTGCGACCTTTGCCTGCTTTGCTACCCAGCATCCCGTGACCTTGACCTGGGTCAAGGACGCGATCTATGCATTGGCGATCGATCGCTTTATCGTATCGCCTGAACAATCGAGGATTTCGGTGAGCGTCAATGAATCGAGGGGTTCCTACGAACTGCACATCTCCGACGTTCAACCGGGAGATGCAGGGAAGTACCACTGCGAACTGGCGGCCAATCTCCCGTCTGAACACGTTGCTTCAAAGCCAGCTAAAATGACTGTAATag TGGCTCCAAAATTTCAGACACAGCCTCAAGACTTTGAAGGTATCGAGGGTCAGGTGGCCATGTTCCGATGTGTTGCCGACGGCTACCCGAAGCCACTCTACCGCTGGTTCGACAACTCTCGGAAGCCGATCGACTCCACGAAGTCCAAATATGGCATATCCCCAAGCGGGGAGTACTTGACCGTGTATGAACTGGTTGAAGAGGATGCGGGCGAGTTCTCTTGCGAGGCGAGCAACCAGGCCGGGAAGACCGAGGGCAAGGCGAAGCTGACGGTGATCGTCCCGCCGGGGCTGAACGAGGGCCAGACGGAGACGCGGGAAAATGGACAGGAAGTGACGTTTGCGTGTCACGTGATGCGAGGAGACGGTCAGCTCTCCTGGTGGAGAAACGGGAAGATTGTGGATGAAAGCAATGGG GTAGACCAGCGTGTCTTGGTCGAGACTCACCCGGAGACCGGCCATCTCCATCTGACCATTCGCAAGATCGAGAAGAGTGATGAGGGAATGTGGACCTGTGCGGCAGTCGGAAGAAAAGGCAAAGACACCATCACCACCGTAGAACATCATCTTACCATCAAAG TTCGTCCGATCGTGCTTCAGCCCGCCACGCAGTTGATGAGTGTTCGAGTCGGCGAAATGTTGTCCATGTCGTGCCAGAACATTAGAGCCGGTGGTGGCCAACCAAGCTGGTACGACACAAGACACGGAGTCGTAGTAACGGATG ATCCGAAAAAGAGAATCTTTGTTCGCTTCGACAAATCATCAATAACTCTGGAACTGATTGTCGGTGAAGTGGCTCCTGAAGATCAAGGCGTGTTCTGCTGTGTGACTGACGGCGACATGAACTGTTTTATGCTACTTGCTTTCACAAAGTAG